The Gossypium hirsutum isolate 1008001.06 chromosome D06, Gossypium_hirsutum_v2.1, whole genome shotgun sequence genome contains the following window.
AGTGGGTAACAAACTATGGGCAAATCCACCAGCATGATCATGATCAACCTATCAGATCAACCAAAAGTTAGATCATCACTAAATCAGATGGAACCAGTGAAGTTCGATTTGATCACAGCCGTTTGCGATATCAGCCTACACTACCAATCTTCCCAACACAGTTGATGATGTAACCTTTTCAAATTGGAAGTCCAGGATCAGAGTCAGCTCTTATAGAGAGTTTTCAAGCAGATGGAAAACctctatattattttaaatatcctATTATAGGACATTGCCCATGGGATCTTATATGTTCCTGTGAATTGTGCCATGAGCTAAACTTTGAAGAGTGTGTTGTAGGCATGGATAATGAAGCTTACAAGCCTCACAAGAAATTTTTTTACAAGAAATTAACATAGTTGAGTTTTACAAACGGTGGATAAATGGTGATCCAAATATTAGTCCTCTGGGAGTGGATAATGTCAAATTTGTTTATCTTGTTGATTGTGCTGTAGATAAGCTGAAAAAATCGTCAGAAGTTGAACAACATCTTTCCTCACCACCTCCACCACCAAAGAAAGATCCTCAAGGCCAAAAAAAATGGTTAATCAAGCCTTTAAAGTAGCCatgttataaaaatatcaataaatggGTTCAAAAACAAAATCAGATCCAATCTTGTTCCCAACAAGTCTATAGATGGAATTGAACATATACCCATTATTAAACATATCGAGTTATTCTctcttaaatattaaacatataccCATTATTTATCATTAAAACAACATGGAGTGAATTTTGGTCATTTATAGAGAACGAAATCttaacaagttaaataatatataattatcaatGAGGTTTTGGTATTGTTGATTAAAAAGAAGGCTTAAGATGCTTAGGCTCTGTGAACTCTTACCATATTTTATGATTCTTCTTTTTACTTAACAATGGAAAGAGAATGAAATGCGACAACTTTCTCGAGAATTTGATATGGGAATTCTTCTTTAATCTTTATCAACAAtatcctaatttttatttttaaggacAAGGATGCCGTGAAGAAAATAGCATCGAAATGTGACAAATGAAATGAGTCGGTTCAACAGAAGAGAGTAGCTTTGGTTGAATATTTTCTGTATTGTAAACGACACCCTCTTAATTGTTACGAGGTTCTTTCAAAGGGGAGCAATGGAGTACACTATTTTGGTAGCTAAAACGACGAATTTTCTAGCTACATCACTCACTCTTTATCTAAGGGCAACTTTGGTtgaatattttatgttttgtaaACGACATATTCTTAATGGTTTATGAGGATCTTTTCAAGGAAGCATACTTGTCACCTAATGTCTCTTTTATTATGACCGTTATCAAGTCGAtactttaaaattcaaatttatttattttacatttaatttgattattattttttaaattcgaaattgagttaattaaattatatatagacccactaaatatttacatttagtaaatataaaaacaattttaaacaaaatttttaaaaaataaagtaaataacgGATTCAAAAACAAATCCAAATATTTATTATTCGAATCCATtattcacaaaaataaaataaattcatatttaattgtTAATAACCTCCTTCACTCCTCATTTACTATGaataaaaatcaaaacatttaaaattaaatatgatctaaatctacaactttacaaaaattaaattagataccTAATTTCTACTATTCATTTTCATCTTTAGATTATATTACCCTATTTACTAATGTTGTGATGTGAGTAATTGATAGAGGTGCTCAAGGGCCGATCTGGGTTTGGCCTGGGCTCATGTAAGATATTTAGACTAATTTTTTAAGTTTGGGTCTAGCTGGGCTGAAGATATGAGTTTATTTTTTGTCTAAGCCCGACTCAATTTAAGAAAAGTAAATCCTAGCCCAACCCGACATgctcatatttgatttttttagattaatttttatttaaaaataattttttacaaaatataatacactaaatacactaaaaaaacgctaaaataaaaaatttctaacacattaaaatgtatttgtattaaaaacattactataaatataataaatattttattatattaaaaaacacaaataaatacaataaatattttattatattgcatatattttttaaaattttatattttggattgagttatttagttgggtaagtttttatttatttatttagattttgggtaatgtatttaattgttattgagttaatgatttaatataaatataaatatatataactattatttaacatatataattagtacaatatttttttataacataatatatttgggCTGGGTCAAGTCAGGCTCGAGCAAAAAATCTTGCACTAGGCTCAACCCATATAGAAAATGAGCCTcaaattttatccaaaaatattttttgagcATCGTATTTTGTCCAAACTCTCTTGTTTTTCAGACAAACCTTCAAATTTGGACAAGTGGCCCGAACCATGAATAAGCCTAATAATATTTAGGGATTGTTTGGTATGCGAAATAGAGCATCACTTTTGATaatataaaagggtaaattacaccgtTAATCATCcgattttcataaattattattgtaggtacaaaaaaaatacattttaaatactacagataaaaattattttcatcttGATCCTTTATCATTAATTTagtgaaattttattttggtgaCCGGTAAAAGCATTACAAAAAGATTGAGTGGAGGCGTGCCAAAATTGGCAGATCATTCATCAATTGGCTTTTCTGGAATTCACCTTCTAAGCCCACCACCTATCAGTGTCGTCATGGACGAATAATTCAGCTCTCAGTTTCTTTGGCGCTTCAAAGTTGAGAGATAAACTCTTCGGTAAGTACTGAACCCAATAGTTGGAAAAAGACGCTGCCGTTTTCTTGGACGCAATaaagctttttaaaaaaaaatagtcttAAACCCCTTCTTACATAAAACCCTTAACTTTCCAGTTTAGAATAATTTACCATTCCACTGCAACCCAATGAATCGCCCCCATTTCTTCTTCCCCTTTACTCTCTTCCTTGCGCAACACGACTTCTTTGAATCTTTTTATTGCCTTTGACATCTAAACATTTcaacaattctttttttttcccatttAAATTGTTCATCAAATTTGGTTCAAGGTTTAATATCTTTCAACATTTCAGCTCCTAATGGGGAGACTCAATTGGCTAAGGCTAGTAAGTACGCTcgactcaattttttttattgaccATTTATACTGAATTTCAATTTATTTCGGCGAATTATGCTTCATTTTTGgctctttattgatgattttatttCGCGGGTATTCACGTGCAGTGTCGACGGCATTGGGTTTCAACCATGCCTGTCGAATGGACGATTGATGGAGGCGATGGGTTTAGGAAATTTTCTACAGTATTCCAATCGTTAAATCGTGAAAGAGGTATTACAGCTTAATTTTTGAATGCCCATTTCTAATAATAAGCTAATAGTAACAGTtatctttatcttttttttttggggaaTTAGCTTTGCACAGTTGCAGTTTTGGTACTGGGAAACCCCTTGATTTCATGACCCCAGGAATGTCGTTGAAAGAGCGATATTTTCATTCAACAGGTTTTTTccctttacttttttttcttttgaacttGAGGGATTGAAATTGTTAAGAATTCAAATTTTCTTGAGGTAATTTGTTTTACTAGGGTCTCACTTCTCTGCTAAACAAGATTACTACGAAATTCTTGGGGTGCCCGAAAATGCCACCCGAGATGAGATTAAAAAGGCATATCATGCAGTGAGTAGACTAAACTGTTAATGATTAACATGTAGAAACCATCTGGGGAattcttttattgttttgtttGGTTATGCAGCTTGCCAAGAAGTACCATCCTGATGCTAATAAAAATAATCCTTCTGCAAAGAGGAAGTTTCAAGAGATAACAGATGCCTATGAGGTTTGTAATTTCTAGTTGTtggttaaataaatataaaagtatttttttggAAATCTTGTTAAACATTTTCCATTCAATCGTTTATTGTGTTTAATTGCAGACTTTGCAAAATCCTGAAAAGAGGAGAGAATATGATACGGTAACTAATACTTCCCCCTTTTTCCTTATTAGTTGTAGTACTTGCCTTTTCTTTTaccttccagaagtgaattgCTTATACGGTTTTGCTACTATTGGTGCTTTAGGCTATTGTTGCTACCATGTTTTGTTCGGATAGGGCTTTTAAATTATCCgtagtttgatgtatgttgtttCTAAACTCATTGAATCTCTCTGAATCTTTATGAAAAAGATGCGTGCCGGAAGTTCAGAAGACATGGGATATGGTGCAAATGGTGCTGAAGGGTTTGGATTCTATGGTGGAAGTGGTGCAAAGGGGTTTAGATATGCTTATCAAACAAACTTCTCTGATTCATTCTCTAAGATTTTTTCTGAGGTATTTTGTGTTCCCTCTGTCTATTCTTGTCTTTATGGATTTGGCTATCATGATGGCTCAAAAATGCTGAAACTTGATGCGTTGCAGATATTTCAAGATGAGATGGATCAATTTGCACCAGATATCCAGGTCAACACATTTTTCTATCCTGAAGGTTTCTACTAGCTTCATGCCTTACATTTCAAGTTAAAATATGTTCTGTTTGGAAAACTTGTAGACAGAGATCTCGCTCTCTTTTTCTGAAGCTGCTAAAGGATGCACGAAGGATCTACAGTTTGATGCATTTGTAACTTGTGATTCTTGTGGTAAGTAGCGCCTAAAATTTGTTGGAATCATGTTGTGTTCAAGAACCATACAAGCACAAATGTAATCCACTAAATGCATAATCCCTGTAGCACTCAATTTACATTTGTTTAATATGTATTCTCATAATCTCGTTACTGTTAGAAATCAATTTTTGCTTAATTTGTTGCAAATATTTTCCAGCATCTTGTTGGATGTGTTTGTATTCTCTTTCCATTTGTCTGAAGAATTGGTTTCTTTCCTCATTATACATGATATAGTTTTCTTGTGCCTTGTTTATTGCATAATGCAGATGGGCGTGGCTATCCGCCTAATGCCAAAGTGAAAGTTTGTTCAATTTGCAGAGGCTCAGGGACAGTGAGTTTTTTGACAATCTATTTTGATGGTGATTAGTATTTAAGTCTTTCAAATGGTATTCACTTTCGGAAGATAACCCtgccattttatttattatactgTATTAACTCTTAACCAGATTACAATTCCTCCATTTACATCAACATGCCATGCTTGTAAAGGATCGGGCCGAATAATCAAGGTCTGATGTGATTTTAGCAAAACATTCCCATTTCTTCTCTTACTTGTACACCATGTTGACAAGGTTTCACTCACGATTCAGGAATACTGCATGTCATGCCAAGGTTCAGGGGTTGTTGAAGGtgttaaagaaattaaagttACAATACCTGCAGGTAGTATTAGATATTTGTCTTGGAT
Protein-coding sequences here:
- the LOC121218221 gene encoding chaperone protein dnaJ 1, mitochondrial isoform X1, whose translation is MGRLNWLRLCRRHWVSTMPVEWTIDGGDGFRKFSTVFQSLNRERALHSCSFGTGKPLDFMTPGMSLKERYFHSTGSHFSAKQDYYEILGVPENATRDEIKKAYHALAKKYHPDANKNNPSAKRKFQEITDAYETLQNPEKRREYDTMRAGSSEDMGYGANGAEGFGFYGGSGAKGFRYAYQTNFSDSFSKIFSEIFQDEMDQFAPDIQTEISLSFSEAAKGCTKDLQFDAFVTCDSCDGRGYPPNAKVKVCSICRGSGTITIPPFTSTCHACKGSGRIIKEYCMSCQGSGVVEGVKEIKVTIPAGVDSGDTIRVPEAGNIRRQGSQLGNLFIKIKVADDPVFTRDGADVYVDSNISFTQAILGGAVEVPTLSGKIQVKIPKGCQHGQLLALRGKGLPKHGFLAYHGDQYVRFRVNLPIEINNRQRAILEELAEEEINNENESTDEGNWWERIVEHVTAPKFMIEISLLLLILLFLKKTLA
- the LOC121218221 gene encoding chaperone protein dnaJ 1, mitochondrial isoform X2 translates to MGRLNWLRLCRRHWVSTMPVEWTIDGGDGFRKFSTVFQSLNRERALHSCSFGTGKPLDFMTPGMSLKERYFHSTGSHFSAKQDYYEILGVPENATRDEIKKAYHALAKKYHPDANKNNPSAKRKFQEITDAYETLQNPEKRREYDTMRAGSSEDMGYGANGAEGFGFYGGSGAKGFRYAYQTNFSDSFSKIFSEIFQDEMDQFAPDIQTEISLSFSEAAKGCTKDLQFDAFVTCDSCDGRGYPPNAKVKVCSICRGSGTITIPPFTSTCHACKGSGRIIKEYCMSCQGSGVVEGVKEIKVTIPAGVDSGDTIRVPEAGNIRRQGSQLGNLFIKIKVADDPVFTRDGADVYVDSNISFTQAILGGAVEVPTLSGKIQVKIPKGCQHGQLLALRGKGLPKHGFLAYHGDQYVRFRVNLPIEINNRQRAILEELAEEEINNENESTDEGNWLYQQLSTG
- the LOC121218221 gene encoding chaperone protein dnaJ 1, mitochondrial isoform X3, which produces MGRLNWLRLCRRHWVSTMPVEWTIDGGDGFRKFSTVFQSLNRERALHSCSFGTGKPLDFMTPGMSLKERYFHSTGSHFSAKQDYYEILGVPENATRDEIKKAYHALAKKYHPDANKNNPSAKRKFQEITDAYETLQNPEKRREYDTMRAGSSEDMGYGANGAEGFGFYGGSGAKGFRYAYQTNFSDSFSKIFSEIFQDEMDQFAPDIQTEISLSFSEAAKGCTKDLQFDAFVTCDSCDGRGYPPNAKVKVCSICRGSGTITIPPFTSTCHACKGSGRIIKEYCMSCQGSGVVEGVKEIKVTIPAGVDSGDTIRVPEAGNIRRQGSQLGNLFIKIKVADDPVFTRDGADVYVDSNISFTQAILGGAVEVPTLSGKIQVKIPKGCQHGQLLALRGKGLPKHGFLAYHGDQYVRFRVNLPIEINNRQRAILEELAEEEINNENESTDEGN